In Mycteria americana isolate JAX WOST 10 ecotype Jacksonville Zoo and Gardens chromosome Z, USCA_MyAme_1.0, whole genome shotgun sequence, the sequence TATAACTGGCCAGGGAGAGGACACGTTTCCTAATTCCAGAAATGATTTTGCATTCAAAACAATCTGCTGGTGAACTGGCAACTCAGTCCAGCAACCTAATGTAACGCCAGGTTTCCTGGCTATTCCAGCACCAAGTAAACACAATTGTTCCTGACATGGGACAGCTCTAACACAGAGCAAGCCTGGTTCACAAGTGGGCAGAGATGGGATAAACAGTAGTTTCctctcatgggtttttttcagctgaagctgtTCATAATCCTGCTGTTGCTGAAAACTCCCCTAAAGTCTGACACCACCACATAGATGCCTTCAGCGTTAACAAATCTCTCCCACAGGCACCAAGAGACACAGTGTCAAGGGAATATCAACAGTCGAGCActgtaaaaatgtgctttcttcaACTAGCTTTTCTGGCACTGACCTTCAGACTGTACAGCTCTAGTCCTGTCTCATGCAGGACTCATTTTTTCTTAGTTGAAGAAAGTTTAAGATTTTTGGAAGCAGATGGGTCTCATGGGAATTAAGTATAGGCTGAAGTCAGTATACGTGACTGGACTGAACTCAGGAGTATGGTATTCTTGGGCAAGGACTGAATCCCTGAAGAGCATGGATGGATTGCAGATTGAATCTAATGTGTTTGGTGATAATTCAATGTGGAGCTAAGGGTACATTGCATTAGATATGTGACACGACAGCTCTAGCTAGTACTGACTCACAGGGAAATGCCACCTATTTGTCCTCTTCGCAAGTGAATGAATTGTGTCATGCTAGTCCTGACTAGCCTTGCCATAAGAAAGGATGCCCTGCTCCGTTCCTATTCCTGTGCCCCAGTTACAGTATCATTTTGGTTATGCAAATAAAACAGGTTTAGTGAATGAATTAAGAACTGACCTCTTCTCACCGGTAAAACCCCCTGACACCTCAGACTCACCCCTGATCTCACAGATGAATTGGTTTTGGTGGGCAGGATTACCTGCAGCCCCATCTGACCCTTCCCATTCTGGAACAGACACCTTACAAAACATCCCCAAGTGCCTACACAAACCAAGGAGGTATCTCTGGACCCCTCTGCATTCGCTCTCCAGACCAGTCAGTTCTGCCAGGCACTGCCTGGCACTTCAAGCAACTTCTCTTTTGTTTAACCATAGTTTAAAATAACTCATCAACCAatcataaaatgaattttttggtTTCTCCTGGCTCCATGAACACAAAGAGGTGCACGTCCTACCATAGGAGGAAGCAATGGCTGTTAAGTTTTACAGTTATAGTGGAAAGCACTGATCACAGCCTGCCGGCCTCACTACTGGATGTGACAGGCGGTGGAGGAGGTGGCTTGGCAACACATGCAGGTAGGGTTGACCGATTTAGGGGGGATTAGGTCGAGGTCCTCGTCATCTGGGATCTCATCTAACCGGTACCCATCCTTTAGCAGCTGGATGTTCAAGTCTTGGTTGATCTGCTACAGACAAAGAGACAAAGAGTCAAACACTTGAGCCTTCTTACTTCTGATGGTCAGAAGATGAAGGAGGTCCCTTACTCTGGAATATATTTCCCCATCATTAGCAGCTGCCCCACCAATGAAAAAGTCCCAGTTTTTGACCACAAGAGATGGCTGCCTTCTGTACTAGGTTCTTCCAGAACAGGAATATCTAGAGTGAGATATTCCAGAGTAGCAAGTTGATACACCATTTTATTCTGGAATAATCTTTCCATGAAGACAAGTCCTCATTTAAAGTAATgtaataataatgttaataaacCAACTGGGAGCTGGGCAGTCCCTCCTTTCAGTCTGGGGCACACTATAGCAGTCGAAAGGTGGTAAAGCCTTTTGGCTCTTTGTAATCTCAGATTCAAGTGCTGTCTAACCAGATCTGGCTGAACAGCACTTCATCAGGACCCAGAGATGGCCCAGATAATTTGATTTCATCCCTGCTCTTGgctgtttctctgtgtttcagacATATTTTGCCCAAGGAAGGGATACAAAGGGGAAGAGTTCCCAGCAGATTGTGTACAGAATGGCTGCTCAGCACCCTGGCTGTAAAATCAGATCCTGCAGAAGCAGTAGCCAGAGGCTGAGCAACTAATTCAGGAGAGAGCTTGGGAATACATTCAGAAACAATGCAGAGGCATTAACAAGCCTGAGCTTCCtgccttttctctttgaaaaggcAAGAGTTCATATCTGCAAGTCCTCCCTGGAATTTCTGCCTGCTCCAAGTAAACATGGACTGGGTGATCCTGACTGCCCCAAGAACTGGAAATCACAGCACACCCTTAGATCCTTTATTTGTGTCCTTGGCAAGCGTACAGTTGCTGAGCTGGCATGACAGACAAGTCGATGCTTTTGCACCACATGGGCCAACACTGCAGGACTACGCAGAACTGGGAAAAGCTAGAGTGAAGCCAAAGGTAGCTGTGAAAACGGCCGACGGGCATATCTCTGTGCCACAGCAGTGCGGGGACAGAGCCAACTGGATCaccagggaagaaagaaacatgaCACAGTTTCTGCCATGGCCCCTTCCAGGCGCACAGAGTCTACACTACTGATAAATTCATTGTGTAGCCATTTCTGACAGTACAAGGCTACTCTAAGCTGTTTCTGGCTGATCTACTATTAGCATTCATGGCAAGGATGGCAGGAGAGAGTATAACTCACCTCAGCTGATGAGTATCCTGAAGAGGAATATCTGGACATGTCAAAGTCATCATCACTGCAGGGAAGGACAAGATATAGCAAAGAAGGAAACAGTTAGAGAGACCTGCATTCCCTGGTTAGCCCTATCTTTCTCGTGCCATGAAGCTGTCCTTGAGGCACAGAGAAGTTACATCAAGGGAGCCTGGAGAGCAACTTTCATCTGTGACCCTCAGATCTTTCCATCACTGTGCTCTTTACTCATGTCTCTTCCTACCTGTCTACACACACAGACTAGTTACAGCATATGCCAAAGGGCACAGCAAGGAAGAGTGCAAGTGGCCTGCAAGAGCCGTTTCAGCAGGAGTTAGCTTCAGTGCTGCACTCTGGCATGAAAACTCGCTTGCACCGTAATGTATATCATCTTGTTAACACTTTGCATACCTGTCCGTATCCAGGGCTACCAGTGGCTTTTCATCTGGACTCTGGTCTAACGACGAATAGCCCTTATTGGGAACGACGAGcctgaaataattaaatgttgTCTGTTAACCACACAGCAAAAATCAGTACTACACATAGTCTAGGGCAAAGCTATATGATAGGCTCTCCCCATTTCAATTCCTTGCAAGCACTCCCTTATCAGTGAAGACATTTAAATGGGTGCAATTCAGACGAAGTGAGCTGTGTCTCTGGGTAGCTTAGAGCAGTTTCATAGGGAGGAACACTGGACATGCCCTGGGAACATGCACCtccctggaagaaaaaaacattgggACACTCCGCGCTTCATTCTGGTGAACCTGTTTGGCTAGCACTGCTTGTCATATCAGATTGCTcatttttgtgttgcttttttttcctagcaatgAGTACATGACACTAGCAGTAAGTAAACAGGAGGAGGCTAGGGGAAGGCAGAGGCTCAGTGCTCCTACTATTCTACTATTGGAAATCAGGGATGTGGTCTTTCTGCCTAAGTCCCTACCCAGCCCCTCCCAACACAACACTTCTGAGGTCTCAGTCCTAAATTTAGTAATACGAGAAATATGAGCTGGTGGGTGCAGCGTAAGAGCCCAGTCAGACTAGCACttttaaaatcccattatttTATAATGACTTTCACTTCAGAAGTGTTACAAAGGCTGATGATGACTTTGCACCTTTAATAGCCTGAGAGAGTTCGTGAAATGGAATACAGGCTTCAGAGCTTCTAGGATAAGGAAAATGCATTAATACAATGGTATCTAGTTCACAACAGAGCTCTTTCATCCACAAAACTGCACAAAGActttgatttatatttaaaataagatcaACCAAACCGAGCAAATGTAATAAGATTCTATGTTCAGCAGGTGGGAACTGTAAGAGTGATGAAAATCTTGTTCAGTGGGTTAACTCAGGTTTTCTCCCAAATGAAGAACTGGTCTTTAACAACACACAAGGATGCACAATGATGCTTCACTAAGAGTCTGAGAAATATAAATCTAAAGATGATAATCCATCTCATCCATGTTCCAACTGCTCTAACTACCTGAAACGCTTCTCTCCTTCTACTCAGAAAATTTCAGGAAGCCATTACAATTTTAGAAATACAAAGGCCTGCCAGGCACTGAAGATGGGCAGGGTCAGGGAGAGTAAAATATATCAAATGTTATCACAAAGCACACACATAGGTTCACAACTAGTTGTATTTTCTTGCTATGTTCACTGaaacacaagattaaaaaaaatttattaattttaaaactgatgcAGAATTTCCAACCTGCTGCATCAGGGGACTGGAGAAAATGGGACCCACTTGCAAAAGTCAATACTCCTTCTGATAGCACTGGGATAGTCCTTTTGCTCCTGAAGCATGTAGGAAGGAAGTCAAGACGCAAAGATGTCTGGAACTGAAGCTGTGAtctagcagcagcagcttgccCATACAGGTATCAGAAGTACTGACTTCCATTCTTGCCTTCTAGTTTtcaagtcatagaatcatagaattgtttaggttagaaaagacctttaagatcatcaagtccagccgttaacctaacatggccaagtccaccactaaaccatgtccctcagcaccacatccacacgtcttttaaatacctccagggatggggactccaccacttccctgggcagcctcttccaatgcttgataaccctctcggagaataaatttttcctaatatccaatctaaacctcccctcgcgcaatttgaggccatttcctctcatcctatctcttgttacttggaagaagaaagcaacccccacctctctacaacctcctttcaggcagttgtagagagcgataaggtctcccctcagcctccttttctccaggctaaacaaccccagctccctcagccgctcctcatcagccttgtgctccagacccttcaccagcttcgttgcccttctctggacacgctccagcccctcaatgtctctcttgtagtgaggggcccaaacctgaacacagtatttgaggtgcggcctcaccagtgccaagtacaggggcacggtcacttccctagtcctgctggccacactatttctgatacaagccaggatgctcttggccttcttggccacctggccacactgctggctcatattcagccggctgtcaaccaacacccccaggtccttttccacctggcagctttccagccactcgtcccccagcctgtagcgttgcatggggttgttgtggcccaagtgcaggacccggcacttggccttgttgaacctcccaCAATTGTCCCCAgtccattgatccagcctgtccagatccctcaagcagatcaacactcctgcctgacttggtgtcgtctgcaaacttactgagggcgcactcgatcccctcgtccagatcagtgatagagacattaaacagaactggccccagtgctgagccctggggaacaccgcttgtgactggccgccagctggatttaactccattccccaccactctttgggcccggccatccagccatttttttacccagcgaagtgtatgcctgtccaagccatgagcagccagtttctccaggagaatgctgtgggaaacgatgtcaaaagctttactaaagttgaggtagacaacatgcacagcctttacCTCATCCACTAaacgggtcaccttgtcatagaaggagatcgggttggtcaagcaggacctgcctttcataaacccatgctgactgggcctgattgcctggttgtcctgtacgtgccgtgtgatggcactcaagatgatctgctccataaccttccccggcaccgaggtcagactgacaggcctgtagttcccctgaACTGCTCCATATATACTCACTGATGGTTGTTACTATATCATGAGTGAATAAAGCACTATCAGGGGATCTAGGAGAAGAACCCTTTGTGGTGCTatttacttgattaaaaaaaaaatcactacatctttttcttgagaaatgtcttttttcttaataacACAGAACTTCAATTTTTCTGCAACAGACAAAATCTGTGATAATGTCTCTGCCCCTGATCTAAGTCTTTTCCTCACATCCTGATTGTCCTTATTTTTGCTTCCCACTGTCCTTGGAAAAAAGGTGGGTAGCAGTCGTAGCTGCTTTCATACGCAGCTGTCCCAGTATGAGCTTCTCGTCTTGGTGTTTTTGCTCATTTAACATGAAATATGTTATGACACAAATCCAAGTTTAGGTTATCCTCAGAATGGACTGCAGTATCTGGCTGTGCCCGAGTGGTGCGGATGGTGTTCtgggctctgcctgtgcctgtaGCAAGTGCGCCAGCATCACCCCAACCTTGTTcacattttatttactcttaCGAAGGGAGACTGAGCGTGTTATGGATCCAGATCCTTTCACCTCTAaggctggctgtgcccctgcctcAGGAGAAGACCGAATGGTGAAGGCAACATGGTACTAGAGGCTGGATGTCAGAAATTCatatagaaaatacagaagaacagaagccttggggaaggaggaggagatggaggagagacTAGGAGAGGCAATGTGGTTTGCTtgaacaaaggaaaacacatttcataaGAACAGCAGAACTGTTAAAAAGGGGGAAATGGCTCTAGCTTATTCTCCTGCAGAGACCAGAGGAAGCCAACAGTTCAGACTTAAACCATAACCTGGACGTTTTGCATGTAACCCAGTGGAGTATTTCCCATTATACTGCAACCATTATACTGTGAAAAGGAGCTGCTTGAACAAGCTTGTGGCATTTCTGCCTTCCTGGGGTGGCCCTGTCTGTGGCAAGACAGACGGAATAATTCTGAGGTATTGCTAGGGCTGTGTTTATGGTCCAGCTTGATTCCCAGAAAGCCAAGGGAGCTGGGGTATGAAGGGACTTGGGCTGGTGAGACCCTGTGCCAGACACCTCCCAGCCATAGGGGAACAACGGAGCTTGGCTACACCTGCTACTGAAGCAATGGGCTGCAAACCTCTGTTTTGCAGATCCCAAGGGATGCTTCTAAAAGCTGTGTGAAAAGTACCTAAGAAAAGCAAGTCTACTGCCAGCAGGCTATGCTTGGCTGTGCAGGGGTCCCCACGTCCTCTGAACAGTGCTCAGATGTCCACAAACGGAATAAAACCGAGCTGGCTGTTCAAAAGCTTTTGTCAATAGGTgtcactgctctgctcttcctcactCAAATCACTCTTCTTTCCATCTGTAGCTCTGAAACAACAACCTCTCCAAGCAGAAGTCACTAATTTTACAGGTAGGCACCTGTAATTATCCCATCTTCTCTCCCTTACCATCTTCCTCCACTAATTTCAGTGTTTCTAAATCTCTCAAGCAGCAAATCTGCTACCATTCTGCTTGGGAAGCTAGCATGCAACCTATTGCCCAAAGAAACCAAGTCTTTCCAGCTTGTACTTGGAAGACAAGGAGGAACAGCGGGCATGGAAAACCCAGCTGAGAGCATTTGCTGAATTTCTTGCTGCCACGAAGGGCCTGGCTCCTTTACATGGTCTCAACAACCAAACACAGAGCAGGGAGCAATGCAGCATACTCCACCAACATTGCAGGGCCTTACAAATAAAACTTGACAAAATCCTGACATGATTTATGACTACTATTTTGGGTTTTGGGAATTAATGTGAACAAGGAACCTCATCTGTTGGATGTATTGCATACAGACAGGCTCTGACCTGCAGCTCCTGTTCTACTTAATATATGATAATCCACACAACTTTCCCATTCATCAGTAAACACCCAGCATTCATGCAGATTCTTCTGTCACTTTAAGTGAGGTCCTCCACTAAAAACTGCCACCTTTCTAGTAGCATGCAGAGCTGCAATCCTGTGGGCTCAGCGGGTTTCCTGCCTCCTGAATGCAGATAAGTAATACATTGGTGTACTGAAACttgcatggaaaaaacaaaaatgctctAAAAGAAAGTATTCAGCTAGGAACGTCTTTGTTTACAGTGGTTTGTAGCCCTGTCTTATACTGTCATACAGAGATGTGCCAAAGCAGCTCCAGCAAAGTATGACCATGCTGTTCAAAGTGCGGAGGAGGTATATAGCAAAGCACAAATAGATGGATTATTTACAAGCCTTCATTAAGTCAGTCAGTATGGGGAAGGGGTCATTATAAAAAAGGAGCAGGGGAACTACTGCAATAAAAGCAGCCAAGGCAGAACTAAGCTCTAAACCAGTTTGTGTTACATGAAGCAGCATTGTACCTCTCCCGCTGGCAGGATTATGTGTTACATGAGGCTACCCAGAACGTGCAAGACAGCCGTATCTAACCCCTGATTTTGACCAGGCTGGGCTGCCTGTGCCTCCTGCAGGCTGCACTGTCACTGGtcctgggctcagctgtccctgcATCTCCCCAGGGGATGGGATGCAACACAGAACAGAGCATTTGGGCCTGCCAGCTCCGGGAAGGGCCATCACTGCTCTCGCAGCATGTTTGGCAGTAGGCGAATGGCAATGAACATCGTCCTTCCCTATCCTAAGGCCATTAGGGATTGCAGCTTAGAGCACAGCTGAGTGCTTTTCCAGTCCTTTACCTTGTTCGTGCCATCACGTTGTTCTTCTTGGGTTGCTGATTAACTGGGCTTCCCATGTTGCCATTCTTCAGGGAGCCCTTCCGAGCCAGctccctctgcttctctgcatatGGGatacaaagggaaaaagcaaaattagGGCAACAGCCTGGTTGGCCACCATACAGCTGCAGGAACCCAGATTTGATAGTGGTAAAAGACATAGCAGAATTAATAGCAAAGGACATGAGCTCTCCATTTCCCAAGGAGGGACACTGCAAAGGCTGGATGAGCTGTGTCCCATTGCCTCCAAGGTCACCTGGGGCTAATGTACCTTGACTCATAGGCAGCTTGTTGACAACACCACACTAAGATGGTCACGGAACTTCTGGATGAGACCCAGGTGAGGCAGAGAAAGGGCAGAGACCTTGTCTGTAAGACCCTAAGACACCCTAAGACTGTGCTTTGTGCTGGACAAGGAAATTTATCCTTCTACCTTTTCCCCTCCTATTGAGGCTGCCACTGAGGGCCCCACTGGGGATAGAAAAGTGTCTCCATCAAAGCAGCACCATCATTTAGTGTTAGTCCAGCCTAGCTTGACACCAGGCCTGAGTTATTACTGTTTCCCTAGACAGCAACTCACCAGACTAACACATCCTACAGCAGAAAGTGttgctgccttccctgcttcTCCTGGCAATCTGTGATGTCCCCCGTGTGTCCTTCTCTTTTATCTCACATTGATTCTTGGGAGCttgctttctttattaaaaaaaaaaaaaaaaaagtgaaacattttgcagctgtatttttaaacagcatattatttgcttaaaatttcAGAGCGTGTTCTACTTGCTGCTGAAATGTACCTTAAAACATGGACAGTACGTCAAGCTTTCTTTATGTATTCAGTGCAAGAGGGGATTTAAATTAGCTTCTCCTTTAGGAGAGACTATTTCTCTTAATAACTTCTTACCACAGGATCACAACTAGAACTCAGGTCCTAAAGCTCGGCCTTCTGCAGGTATGCAATGTCCGTGCTGTATTAATATGGTCCTGCCTACAGCAGGGATAGGAGCCCATGGATGATGGGTTTTCATATAAACGGATATTAAATTTTCTGATTCAAAGTCCTTCCTTGTTTCTTGTGGGAAATCAGTTGGGTTGAGTTAGCAATTAGCCACAAAAGTTGAGCTAACTGCCCCAATCTCATCCTGCAATGTCAGGCAAGGCTTCTAGGGAAAAGCCAAGCATGGGGCCAGTAAGGCAGGAAAGGGACTGGTTAAAAACGTCCTCCAGAGAATGTGAGAAAATGTTGGGAACTATTTTTGTGGCATGCCTGAATAATAGGGGTTTACCAGAGTGCTTGCTGGGGAACCTGAATAGTGAAAtcattttgcttctgcttcccCTGCAGCATGTGAAATGTGCCGATATATCTTCTCTCTTGCGGATTTTATTCCCCTTGGAGAGAAAAGCACCTTTTCCCACTTGTTGAAAAGCGGTGTGCCTACCAGGGTGTGCAAGTGCAAGTTGGGCCAAGTCTGTCCCTTCCATACAGGCAAGAGCAGGGGGACGCATGTCCAAGGCTGCCTTTTTTGAGGGACAAATAAGCAGCAGAGATGCTTAGAGATCATGGTGATGAGTGTGGCTGAGGAACCTGCAGAGAAGAGTACATACTCCTACAAACAAACcatgcccagctctgctcctgctgacagCAGAGGTGAATAAATGCTCATTGAACCTGGCAGGAAAAGGATTGGATTAATAACTATCTCTGGCATGAGCAATAAAGAGACTGATACAGGATCGAAGTCAAAACCTTAAATCAGAGTAATTTTTCAGGACTGGAACTTGCAAATTCATTGGTTATCTCTGTCTCCAGAATAAAAGGCTGGTATTTTGCAGGCCACGTGAATTTTGCTATTCAGACACAAAAAGATAAAGCAGGGTTTTATGGAGGCAAATATTTACAACCCTAAATACAATCCAACTTCCACTCACCAACACCAGAAGCTCCAGCACTGACCACAAATACACAGCGCTGAGACAAGATGCCAATGCTTTAAGAGGCTGTATAATTCACAAAAGGCACATCACTCAGAAACAAGgttacaggttttgttttctgtcaaggCAGTTAAGGCCTGCCTGAGCCTTTTAAGTGGCCTGGCGCTCTCTGCTTTCTATCGATTGCTTGGTACAAGCACCAATGCTCTTCTCCAACTCAGATTACTCATTTGGCTGATGAATCTGGACTTTCGCTAAGTGTCTTTTTCCTCCAGTAGGTCCCTCCATGACTATTTCTATGCTATTACTGAGTCCTATTGCAACATGTGGGTCTGAACAATACGAGATTTCCTATTCAACCTCTTCTTTCACTTATTTAGTGGCTTGGAGTGAAGAATCCCAATGCAATGTAAGTGCGGTAGGAACATCTGTGCCTGTGTCCCCAGCCAAATTTCTTAAGCATGAATCAACAGTTCATCTCCCTCTTGGATGCTATGAGTCCTGAGTCTCTGGTGGCCAAAATGTGGTGGCTTTCAGGGGGAATGGGAGGCCTACTCAGCCCTGGTGTGTTAGGACCAGCTCCTGGAAGGTGGTGGAGATGTCCATGAGTCATGTCAGACTTTGAGGGAAGGAAATGTAGTATTTGAGCCTTACAACTACTGCTACTTCCACCATCACCCAAGGGAGCTTTTGGGTGCCAATCTCTTGCAGTAATTCTGGGCTATAAATTCCAGCCTCACACACCAACCATCAGGTCCATCAGAATGGTTGAAGGAGGTTTTCAGTGCCTGTTTTCTGTGTGGTGCTTCCTCCTGGTGTAGCAGGTGGAGTTTGTGAACCCCATTTCTAT encodes:
- the FAM219A gene encoding protein FAM219A isoform X2 — protein: MMEEIDRFQVPAVRAEMQPLDPTAASISDRDCDTREGETVAMNYKPSPLQVKLEKQRELARKGSLKNGNMGSPVNQQPKKNNVMARTRLVVPNKGYSSLDQSPDEKPLVALDTDSDDDFDMSRYSSSGYSSAEINQDLNIQLLKDGYRLDEIPDDEDLDLIPPKSVNPTCMCCQATSSTACHIQ
- the FAM219A gene encoding protein FAM219A isoform X1 — translated: MMEEIDRFQVPAVRAEMQPLDPTAASISDRDCDTREGETVAMNYKPSPLQVKLEKQRELARKGSLKNGNMGSPVNQQPKKNNVMARTRLVVPNKGYSSLDQSPDEKPLVALDTDSDDDFDMSRYSSSGYSSAEQINQDLNIQLLKDGYRLDEIPDDEDLDLIPPKSVNPTCMCCQATSSTACHIQ